The following proteins are encoded in a genomic region of Magnolia sinica isolate HGM2019 chromosome 1, MsV1, whole genome shotgun sequence:
- the LOC131257845 gene encoding SNW/SKI-interacting protein A-like translates to MAALKDLLPPAKSTSSSFYDHSKDPWFKERFNSSVSDRSVVVKTNPVPPYGKRSGFIPRKPEDFGDGGAFPEIHVAQYPLGMGRKDEKPGSKILPLTVDSQGNIAFDAIVKQNENASKIVYSQHRDLIPKMISEEESKSEELEKEIEETTQSTKAALEKIVNVRLSAAQPKNVPTQSSDSKFIKYKPSQQSAAFNSGAKERIIRMVEMPVDPLEPPKFKHKRVPKASGSPPVPVMHSPPRPVTVKDQQDWKIPPCISNWKNQKGYTIPLDKRLAADGRGLQDVQINDNFAKLSEALYVAEQKAREAVAMRSKVQRELLLKEKDRKEQELRALAQKARSERTGGAPPAAVPVPAEKSMAEGGEIRMENERVKDMPRETKEEREERLQREKVREERRRERERERRLEAKDAAMGKKSKITRDRDRDISEKVALGMASTGAGRTGEVMYDQRLFNQEKGMESGFTTDDQYNIYDKGLFTAQSTLSSLYRPKKDADAEMYGGADEQLEKVLKTDRFKPDKAFGGASERTGPRDRPVEFDKHVEEADPFGLDLFLTEVKKGGKKAMEKIGSGGTMKASAGSSMRDGYEGGGSGRTRIGFERGH, encoded by the coding sequence ATGGCGGCACTCAAGGACCTCCTCCCGCCTGCGAAATCAACATCATCTTCATTCTATGACCACTCAAAGGACCCATGGTTCAAAGAACGCTTCAATTCCTCTGTGTCCGATCGTTCTGTCGTCGTCAAAACCAATCCAGTCCCTCCCTATGGGAAGCGGTCAGGCTTCATCCCCCGAAAGCCTGAGGATTTTGGGGATGGCGGTGCGTTCCCTGAGATTCATGTTGCCCAGTACCCACTTGGAATGGGCAGGAAGGATGAGAAGCCCGGATCGAAAATCCTTCCCCTCACCGTTGACTCTCAAGGTAACATTGCCTTTGATGCGATCGTTAAGCAGAATGAGAATGCATCGAAGATTGTGTACTCGCAGCACAGGGACCTCATCCCGAAAATGATATCTGAAGAAGAGAGCAAATCTGAAGAGTTAGAGAAGGAGATCGAGGAGACGACCCAAAGCACAAAGGCTGCTTTGGAGAAAATTGTCAATGTCAGATTGAGTGCGGCCCAGCCGAAGAATGTTCCAACACAGTCATCAGATTCTAAGTTTATTAAGTACAAGCCTTCGCAGCAGTCGGCAGCATTCAATTCAGGTGCGAAGGAGAGGATTATACGAATGGTGGAGATGCCTGTGGATCCACTCGAGCCACCCAAGTTCAAGCACAAGCGGGTCCCAAAGGCATCTGGGTCCCCGCCCGTTCCAGTCATGCACTCTCCACCTCGTCCAGTTACTGTAAAAGATCAGCAAGACTGGAAAATCCCACCGTGCATCTCGAATTGGAAGAATCAGAAAGGTTACACTATCCCATTGGATAAGCGTCTTGCGGCAGACGGAAGGGGTCTTCAGGATGTTCAGATCAATGACAACTTTGCCAAGCTCTCAGAAGCATTGTATGTTGCAGAGCAGAAAGCTAGAGAAGCTGTTGCTATGCGGTCGAAAGTTCAGAGGGAACTGTTGTTGAAGGAAaaggataggaaggaacaagaaTTGCGGGCTCTGGCACAGAAGGCACGGTCGGAAAGAACTGGTGGTGCACCTCCTGCGGCCGTTCCTGTTCCTGCTGAGAAAAGCATGGCTGAGGGAGGTGAGATCAGAATGGAGAATGAGCGCGTGAAGGATATGCCAAGGGAGACAAAGGAGGAAAGGGAAGAGAGGTTGCAGCGTGAAAAAGTTCGTGAGGAGCGACgacgggagagggagagggagagaaggtTGGAGGCTAAGGATGCTGCAATGGGGAAGAAGAGCAAGATCACCAGGGATAGAGATCGTGATATTAGCGAGAAGGTTGCACTCGGGATGGCTAGTACCGGAGCAGGTCGCACGGGTGAAGTCATGTATGACCAGAGGCTATTTAACCAGGAGAAAGGAATGGAGTCTGGTTTTACTACGGACGACCAATACAATATATATGACAAGGGTCTCTTTACAGCACAATCAACGTTGTCTAGCCTGTACAGGCCTAAGAAAGATGCAGATGCCGAAATGTATGGAGGTGCGGATGAGCAGCTCGAGAAGGTTCTGAAGACAGATCGGTTCAAGCCTGACAAGGCATTTGGAGGTGCGTCTGAGAGGACAGGTCCTAGAGATAGGCCGGTTGAGTTTGACAAACACGTTGAAGAGGCTGATCCATTTGGATTGGACCTGTTCTTGACGGAGGTGAAGAAGGGGGGTAAGAAGGCGATGGAGAAAATAGGGAGTGGAGGGACTATGAAGGCAAGCGCAGGGTCTTCAATGAGAGATGGCTATGAGGGAGGAGGGTCAGGCAGAACTCGAATTGGGTTtgaaagggggcactga